One genomic region from Homalodisca vitripennis isolate AUS2020 chromosome 6, UT_GWSS_2.1, whole genome shotgun sequence encodes:
- the LOC124364186 gene encoding oligosaccharyltransferase complex subunit OSTC: MESLYSLPFLILEVPNLKIKRPSWFQQPSAMVMFSLVLLSYFLVTGGIIYDVIIEPPSVGSTTDEHGHSRPVAFMPYRVNGQYIMEGLASSFLFTLGGLGFVVLDWTHNPSTPKLNRILLIAVGFLCIVISFFTCWVFMRMKLPGYLRS; this comes from the exons ATGGAATCTTTGTATAGTTTACCCTTTTTAATTTTGGAAgttcctaatttaaaaattaaacgccCATCATGGTTTCAACAACCTTCTGCTATGGTTATGTTTTCCCTAGTTTTGTTGTCTTACTTTTTAGTTACTGGAG GTATCATATACGATGTAATAATTGAACCTCCAAGTGTTGGCTCAACTACAGATGAACATGGACACTCTAGACCT GTAGCGTTCATGCCTTATCGGGTGAATGGACAGTACATCATGGAGGGTCTTGCCTCTTCGTTCCTCTTCACGTTAGGGGGTCTTGGGTTCGTCGTCCTAGACTGGACCCACAATCCCTCCACCCCCAAGCTCAACCGTATCCTCCTCATAGCAGTGGGCTTCCTCTGTATCGTCATCTCCTTCTTCACCTGCTGGGTCTTCATGCGCATGAAACTTCC